A stretch of Channa argus isolate prfri chromosome 16, Channa argus male v1.0, whole genome shotgun sequence DNA encodes these proteins:
- the LOC137100952 gene encoding kelch repeat and BTB domain-containing protein 11: MKTLSHITYEHKMNEGRRLGSVAFTVEADVIPHSVNPDLATPAAEDGSVCPRFVQGSLQKNVSEKEYLLDGRLIQNNHIDHQRGKDSSNSTPDKFHLSNDKGPFDLPPYAGSTMSNHIAGMQQNCARSEIHNGARADVSYSADSSKRLHSQAKHESDQSDLKLNLECGDSSQEAENTQPKKEPDLVIEVGGQTINAHKSVLAEKSDYFKARLSRDILKVKGVSYNTLSTLIDYVYTSQMNVSKDNVVDVITGAKILQIPCAVQAAMDSMSEQITAENCYEILTIAKKQRLSELKETAYGFMSDNFLQILKDPAAYGRLNGSERDLILKKRMDGKKTLMVAEINDVFDRVGSCPPSRCGSRPQSPLLLGSFEENHMIYYFNETANDWRPLTAMPEDVNTKGCGICTMYNYLFVAGGIKGYGDKGKVSDKVFCYNPITNCWAEVRPLNQARAQLKLVSMDGYLYAIGGECLFTVEKYDPRMDRWTTVAPLPKGAFAVAHEATTCSGELYVSGGSLFYRLLKYDPKRDEWQECPYNNSRKKSTDMVAFKSFIYRFDVNREQGINVFKYNTIVKMWNDCASERLGSHLPFRCAAIGNCIYCVNKSQTLQFVVEEENAYFVEETLCAPLDAKGVLFPFVLTLPEKPEKVT, translated from the coding sequence ATGAAGACACTGTCTCACATCACCTATGAGCACAAGATGAACGAGGGCCGGAGGCTGGGGTCAGTGGCCTTCACTGTTGAGGCTGATGTCATCCCCCATTCCGTGAACCCTGACCTTGCCACACCTGCAGCTGAAGATGGTAGTGTATGTCCACGTTTTGTCCAGGGCTCCttgcaaaaaaatgtgtctgagaAAGAATACCTGTTGGATGGAAGACTGATACAAAATAATCATATTGATCATCAGAGAGGCAAAGACTCCTCCAACTCCACACCTGATAAGTTTCACCTTTCCAATGATAAGGGACCTTTTGATCTCCCTCCGTACGCTGGCTCCACAATGTCCAATCATATTGCTGGCATGCAACAAAACTGTGCAAGGAGTGAAATTCACAATGGTGCCAGAGCTGATGTGTCTTACAGTGCAGATTCCTCCAAACGTTTGCATAGCCAAGCTAAACATGAATCTGATCAGTCAGACCTAAAATTGAACCTGGAGTGTGGGGACAGCAGCCAGGAAGCTGAAAATACCCAGCCTAAAAAAGAGCCTGATTTAGTCATTGAAGTCGGTGGGCAGACGATCAACGCTCACAAGTCTGTCCTGGCAGAGAAGAGTGACTACTTCAAAGCACGGCTGTCACGAGACATCCTGAAGGTGAAGGGGGTGAGTTATAACACCCTGTCTACATTGATCGACTATGTTTACACTTCTCAGATGAATGTTAGCAAAGACAACGTAGTAGATGTCATCACCGGGGCTAAAATCCTTCAGATCCCTTGTGCTGTCCAGGCAGCCATGGACTCGATGTCTGAACAGATCACTGCAGAGAACTGCTACGAGATTCTGACAATCGCAAAAAAGCAGCGCCTGAGTGAACTGAAAGAAACGGCCTACGGATTCATGAGTGACAACTTCCTTCAGATCCTCAAAGACCCCGCTGCGTATGGACGTCTGAATGGATCCGAGCGAGATCTGATCCTGAAGAAGAGAATGGATGGGAAGAAGACTCTGATGGTCGCAGAGATAAACGATGTGTTTGATCGTGTTGGCAGTTGTCCGCCGAGCCGCTGTGGCAGCCGGCCACAAAGCCCATTGTTACTGGGTTCTTTTGAGGAGAACCATATGATTTACTACTTTAATGAAACAGCAAATGATTGGAGGCCTTTGACTGCCATGCCTGAGGACGTAAACACTAAAGGCTGTGGGATCTGCACCATGTACAACTATCTGTTTGTGGCAGGGGGGATTAAGGGCTATGGGGACAAAGGCAAGGTTTCAGATAAGGTCTTCTGCTACAACCCCATAACTAACTGCTGGGCTGAGGTGAGACCTCTGAACCAGGCCCGTGCCCAGCTAAAGCTTGTTTCTATGGATGGCTACTTGTACGCCATTGGAGGGgaatgtttgtttacagtagAAAAATATGACCCGCGTATGGACCGCTGGACCACGGTTGCTCCCTTGCCCAAGGGAGCCTTTGCTGTGGCCCATGAAGCAACCACCTGCAGCGGAGAACTTTATGTTTCTGGCGGCTCTCTCTTCTACCGCCTTCTTAAATATGACCCCAAGAGAGATGAGTGGCAGGAGTGCCCGTACAACAACAGCAGGAAGAAGTCCACCGACATGGTCGCTTTCAAAAGCTTCATTTATCGCTTTGACGTCAACCGTGAGCAGGGCATCAATGTGTTCAAGTATAACACCATAGTGAAAATGTGGAACGATTGCGCATCAGAGAGGCTTGGAAGTCATCTGCCCTTCAGGTGTGCTGCTATTGGAAACTGTATCTACTGTGTGAACAAAAGTCAGACTCTTCAATTTGTAGTGGAGGAAGAGAACGCCTACTTTGTTGAGGAGACGCTGTGTGCTCCTCTAGATGCAAAAGGtgtcctttttccttttgttctcaCTTTGCCTGAAAAGCCTGAAAAAGTTACATAG